From one Acidobacteriota bacterium genomic stretch:
- the larC gene encoding nickel pincer cofactor biosynthesis protein LarC, with translation MKTLYFDCFAGASGNMILGALVALGVRADALRAELAKLDLPEFTIEFETRDKSGISAIHASVRIPDEKTHRHLHQIEKIISESDLSEAVRSRAVAIFRKLAEAEAAVHGIDVEKVHFHEVGALDAIVDIVGACIGFEMLGVERFVCSKIHVGSGFVTMAHGKFPVPPPAVAELLRNAPVYSTEIAGELMTPTGAAIIATVCDEFGAIPEMTIEKTAYGAGTREYDRFPNALRLILGRSEAVSRSPKLLVIETNLDDITAQTLGYVMEKAFAAGALDCWFTPIQMKKNRPATQITILSDSGRKDEMLELLYTETTTLGVRINEVERDCLARTLHRIGTRFGEIDVKVAKYKEQVVSAKPEYDQLREFAASACQPLLVIEAEVAEDIRRFLAENEF, from the coding sequence ATGAAGACACTCTATTTCGATTGCTTTGCCGGCGCGAGCGGGAATATGATCCTGGGCGCGCTTGTCGCGCTCGGCGTGCGGGCGGACGCACTCCGCGCCGAGTTGGCGAAGCTCGATTTGCCGGAATTCACGATCGAGTTTGAAACGCGGGACAAATCCGGGATTTCGGCGATCCACGCGAGCGTCCGGATTCCGGATGAAAAAACGCACCGGCATTTGCACCAGATCGAAAAGATAATTTCCGAATCGGACCTTTCGGAAGCGGTCAGGTCGCGCGCCGTCGCGATCTTTCGAAAATTGGCCGAAGCGGAAGCGGCGGTCCATGGCATTGATGTCGAAAAGGTCCATTTCCACGAGGTCGGCGCGCTTGACGCGATCGTCGACATCGTCGGCGCGTGCATCGGATTCGAGATGCTCGGCGTCGAACGCTTCGTCTGTTCGAAGATCCACGTCGGCAGCGGCTTCGTGACGATGGCGCACGGGAAATTCCCGGTTCCGCCGCCGGCGGTCGCGGAACTCCTCCGAAACGCTCCCGTCTATTCGACTGAAATTGCCGGCGAACTGATGACGCCGACCGGCGCCGCCATCATCGCGACGGTTTGCGACGAGTTCGGGGCAATTCCGGAGATGACGATCGAAAAAACGGCGTACGGTGCCGGAACCCGTGAATATGATCGTTTTCCGAATGCCTTGCGGCTGATTCTGGGACGGTCGGAAGCAGTTTCGCGAAGCCCCAAACTGCTCGTGATCGAGACAAATCTTGACGACATCACGGCGCAGACTCTCGGCTACGTGATGGAGAAAGCGTTCGCCGCCGGCGCGCTCGACTGCTGGTTTACTCCGATCCAGATGAAGAAAAATCGGCCGGCGACCCAGATCACGATCCTCAGCGATTCCGGCAGGAAAGACGAAATGCTTGAGCTGCTGTACACCGAGACAACGACGCTCGGCGTCCGTATCAACGAGGTCGAGCGCGATTGCCTCGCGCGAACCCTCCATCGGATCGGAACGCGGTTTGGAGAAATCGATGTCAAGGTCGCAAAATACAAAGAGCAAGTGGTAAGTGCGAAGCCTGAATATGATCAGCTCAGAGAATTTGCGGCGTCTGCCTGTCAACCGCTGTTGGTGATCGAGGCCGAAGTCGCCGAAGACATTCGAAGATTCCTAGCCGAAAATGAATTTTAG
- a CDS encoding NAD-dependent deacylase produces MRQPQPSCAETLTFVALPIRLAGIVKVPQTLISAIENARSVVVLTGAGISAESGVPTFRGGGNSAVWKGMPFDQISSARMVRENLSEVWEWFDYRRGVLRDCKPNPAHFALAGWDERFVDFTLVTQNIDGLHAAAGSRKVIELHGNIHRAVCTRCGKKFDITGVVPHSPDDCDGCGSKVRPDVVLFGEMLPMEAFATAERKARECDLFLIVGTSALVYPAAGLAEIAKRHGAFLVEVNPEETPMSDVCNITVRARAGEFLPLL; encoded by the coding sequence ATGAGGCAGCCGCAACCATCGTGCGCGGAAACTTTGACGTTTGTCGCTCTGCCAATTAGACTTGCTGGTATCGTGAAAGTTCCGCAGACGTTGATTTCGGCGATCGAAAATGCGCGGTCGGTCGTGGTTTTGACCGGCGCCGGGATCTCGGCCGAGTCCGGCGTTCCGACATTTCGCGGCGGCGGGAACTCCGCGGTTTGGAAGGGAATGCCGTTCGATCAGATTTCCTCGGCGCGAATGGTCCGCGAGAATCTTTCAGAGGTCTGGGAATGGTTTGACTATAGGCGCGGCGTTTTGCGGGATTGCAAACCGAATCCGGCGCATTTCGCGCTTGCCGGCTGGGACGAGAGATTTGTCGATTTTACGCTTGTGACGCAGAATATCGACGGCCTCCACGCCGCGGCCGGATCGCGAAAGGTGATCGAACTTCACGGCAATATACACCGTGCGGTCTGCACACGTTGCGGCAAGAAATTCGACATCACGGGGGTCGTGCCGCATTCGCCCGACGATTGCGACGGTTGCGGATCGAAAGTTCGTCCCGACGTCGTGCTGTTCGGCGAGATGCTCCCGATGGAAGCGTTCGCGACGGCGGAACGGAAAGCACGCGAGTGCGATCTGTTCTTGATCGTCGGCACGTCGGCGCTCGTTTATCCCGCGGCCGGGCTCGCCGAGATCGCGAAGCGGCACGGCGCCTTTCTGGTCGAGGTCAACCCCGAAGAGACGCCGATGTCGGACGTCTGCAACATCACGGTCCGCGCGCGGGCCGGAGAGTTTCTGCCGTTGCTCTAG